The following proteins are co-located in the Conyzicola lurida genome:
- a CDS encoding globin: MSQNGESVQGNFWEQVGGRPTFEKLVRRFYAGIESDPVLLPMYPEADLEGAIQRLTGFLEQYWGGPGTYSEERGHPRLRQRHMPFKVNPDARDRWLLHMRAAVDSLELSPLHDATLWAYLERAAHAMVNTFEE, translated from the coding sequence ATGAGCCAGAACGGCGAATCCGTGCAGGGCAACTTCTGGGAGCAGGTGGGCGGACGCCCGACCTTCGAGAAGCTCGTGCGCCGCTTCTATGCGGGCATCGAGAGCGACCCGGTTCTGCTGCCGATGTACCCCGAGGCCGACCTCGAGGGCGCCATCCAGCGCCTCACCGGGTTCCTCGAACAGTACTGGGGCGGGCCGGGCACGTACTCCGAGGAACGCGGGCACCCGCGGCTGCGCCAGCGGCACATGCCGTTCAAGGTCAATCCCGACGCCCGCGACCGCTGGCTGCTGCACATGCGCGCGGCGGTCGACTCGCTCGAGCTGTCGCCGCTGCACGACGCCACCCTGTGGGCCTACCTCGAGCGCGCGGCGCACGCGATGGTGAACACGTTCGAGGAGTAG
- a CDS encoding SDR family oxidoreductase — MSLVITGATGQLGRLVVDSLLARGTAASDIVVTGRSTEKLADLAAKGVTVAALDYSKPEDVAAVVTAGDTLLLVSGSEPGGRAALHGTVIAAAKDAGVARIVYTSAPKATTSALVLAPDHKETEEILVASGVPFTILRNGWYTENYAGEIEKGRENGAIVGSAGEGRVSSASRKDYADAAAVVLVEDSHAGAVYELSGDVAWTFDELAATIGGIVGREVVYTNLTPEEHTALLLSFGLDDGTAGFVVALDGNIRDGLLGETSGDLARLIGRPTTPLAEGLAA, encoded by the coding sequence ATGTCTCTCGTCATCACCGGTGCAACCGGCCAGCTCGGACGCCTCGTCGTCGACTCCCTCCTCGCCCGCGGCACCGCCGCCTCCGACATCGTCGTGACCGGCCGCAGCACCGAGAAGCTCGCCGACCTGGCCGCGAAGGGCGTCACCGTCGCCGCGCTCGACTACTCGAAGCCCGAGGATGTCGCGGCCGTCGTGACGGCCGGCGACACCCTCCTCCTCGTCTCCGGCAGCGAACCCGGCGGACGTGCCGCCCTGCACGGCACCGTCATCGCCGCCGCGAAGGATGCCGGCGTCGCCCGCATCGTCTACACCAGCGCCCCGAAGGCCACGACCTCGGCCCTCGTGCTCGCCCCCGACCACAAGGAGACCGAGGAGATCCTCGTCGCCTCCGGCGTCCCGTTCACGATCCTGCGCAACGGCTGGTACACCGAGAACTACGCGGGCGAGATCGAGAAGGGCCGCGAGAACGGCGCGATCGTCGGCAGCGCCGGCGAGGGCCGCGTCTCCAGTGCGAGCCGCAAGGACTACGCGGATGCCGCGGCCGTCGTCCTGGTCGAGGACAGCCACGCGGGCGCCGTCTACGAGCTCTCGGGCGACGTCGCCTGGACCTTCGACGAACTCGCCGCCACGATCGGCGGAATCGTCGGCCGCGAGGTCGTCTACACCAACCTGACCCCGGAGGAGCACACCGCGCTGCTGCTCTCGTTCGGTCTCGACGATGGAACCGCGGGCTTCGTCGTCGCGCTCGACGGCAACATCCGCGACGGCCTGCTCGGGGAGACCTCGGGCGACCTCGCGCGCCTCATCGGCCGCCCGACCACGCCGCTGGCCGAGGGGCTCGCCGCGTAG
- a CDS encoding winged helix-turn-helix transcriptional regulator: MDVSTRPALTVAGFTGSGFTDGILPANCPTRTVLDHVTSKWGVLVIIALSRQGLRWGELRRTIEGISEKMLASTLRTLEGDGLVLREAQATIPPRVDYSLTPLGRELADRMVPLMDWIADNAGAIVTAE, from the coding sequence ATGGACGTAAGCACGAGGCCCGCACTCACCGTCGCCGGCTTCACCGGTTCCGGTTTCACCGACGGCATCCTGCCCGCCAACTGCCCCACCCGCACGGTACTCGACCACGTCACCAGCAAGTGGGGCGTGCTCGTCATCATCGCGCTCTCCCGGCAGGGACTGCGCTGGGGCGAACTGCGGCGCACGATCGAGGGCATCAGCGAGAAGATGCTCGCCTCGACCCTTCGAACGCTCGAAGGCGACGGCCTCGTGCTGCGCGAAGCGCAGGCCACCATCCCGCCCCGCGTCGACTACAGCCTCACCCCGCTGGGCCGCGAACTCGCCGACCGTATGGTGCCGCTCATGGACTGGATCGCCGACAACGCCGGCGCCATCGTGACGGCAGAATAG
- a CDS encoding asparaginase: MTAAPLPHVVVLAMGGTIAGSAGSATDATGYTAGTATVDDLLAAVPQTAGLARLTGEQFASMDSSDLTDEILVAVARRVDAILQSPDVAAVVITHGTDTLEESAYFLHLVLGSTKPVVLTGAMRPATALSADGPMNFFGAVAVAASPSSVGQGVLVVLNDEIHSARDVTKTASMRVGAFESPYGPLGAVVGGRVLYYRAVSRPHTVATEFHLGAIDTLPTSAILYAHSGLDAETQRPAAYDVIVHAGFGNGTVSARVIRPLDDARRGGALVVRATRTGSGHVTAAGASGDVVNGWVSVDDQNPQRARILACLALTVTRDHDEIQRIFDTY, encoded by the coding sequence ATGACCGCCGCGCCCCTCCCCCACGTCGTCGTGCTCGCGATGGGCGGCACCATCGCGGGATCGGCCGGCTCCGCCACCGACGCGACCGGCTACACCGCGGGCACCGCGACGGTCGACGACCTGTTGGCCGCCGTTCCGCAGACCGCGGGGCTGGCGCGCCTGACCGGCGAGCAGTTCGCCAGCATGGACTCCTCCGACCTCACCGACGAGATCCTGGTCGCGGTGGCGAGACGGGTCGACGCCATTCTGCAGAGCCCGGATGTCGCGGCCGTCGTCATCACCCACGGCACCGACACCCTCGAAGAGTCGGCGTACTTCCTCCACCTCGTGCTCGGTTCGACGAAGCCGGTCGTGCTCACCGGGGCGATGCGTCCCGCGACGGCCCTGAGCGCCGACGGCCCGATGAACTTCTTCGGGGCCGTCGCCGTCGCCGCCTCCCCGTCGAGCGTCGGACAGGGCGTGCTCGTGGTGCTGAACGACGAGATCCACAGCGCGCGCGACGTCACGAAGACCGCCAGTATGCGCGTCGGCGCGTTCGAGTCGCCGTACGGTCCGCTCGGTGCGGTCGTCGGCGGCCGGGTGCTCTACTACCGCGCGGTCAGCCGGCCGCACACCGTCGCGACCGAGTTCCACCTCGGCGCGATCGACACGCTGCCGACCTCCGCCATCCTGTACGCGCACTCCGGGCTCGACGCTGAGACGCAGCGTCCCGCCGCGTACGACGTGATCGTGCACGCCGGTTTCGGCAACGGGACCGTCTCGGCACGCGTCATCCGCCCCCTCGACGACGCACGACGCGGCGGCGCCCTCGTCGTGCGCGCCACCCGCACGGGCAGCGGACACGTGACCGCGGCGGGCGCGAGCGGCGACGTCGTCAACGGCTGGGTGTCGGTCGACGACCAGAACCCGCAGCGCGCCCGGATCCTCGCCTGCCTCGCCCTCACCGTGACGCGCGACCACGACGAGATCCAGCGCATCTTCGACACCTACTGA
- a CDS encoding FAD-binding dehydrogenase — protein MPTTSAPTEADAVVIGAGLAGLVATAELVAAGKRVIVLEQESEANFGGQAWWSFGGLFLIDSPEQRRMGIKDSVDLARQDWLGAAGFDRPDDAWGRQWAEAYLQFAAGEKRDWLRERGVGFFPVVGWAERGGYGAHGHGNSVPRFHITWGTGPGVVAPFARAVREGVERGLVTLRFRHRVDGLVVENGAVVGARGAVLAADPAPRGSATNRTVMSDFEVRAGATIVTSGGIGGNHEQVRRQWPARLGTPPAAMLSGVPAHVDGRMLDIAERAGARLVNGDRMWHYVEGITNYDPVWADHGIRILPGPSSLWLDATGKRLPVPLFPGFDTLGTLEYLQTTGYGHSWFVLTQKIIEKEFALSGSEQNPDLTGKDVKLLARRVLPGAPGPVEAFKEKGADFVVADTLDELIAGMRVLSPEVELDAARVRHEVEGRDRGIDNDFGKDAQITAIRQARHYRGDKLIRVASPHKLLDPKAGPLIAVKLHVLTRKSLGGIQTDLKGRALGSDGSPVPGLYAAGEASGFGGGGIHGYRSLEGTFLGGCIFTGREAGRAVARG, from the coding sequence TTGCCCACCACCAGTGCGCCCACCGAAGCCGACGCCGTCGTGATCGGAGCCGGCCTCGCCGGACTCGTCGCCACCGCCGAACTGGTTGCCGCCGGCAAACGCGTGATCGTGCTCGAGCAGGAGTCCGAGGCCAATTTCGGGGGCCAGGCCTGGTGGTCGTTCGGCGGGCTGTTCCTCATCGACAGCCCCGAGCAGCGTCGCATGGGCATCAAGGACTCGGTCGACCTCGCCCGGCAGGACTGGCTCGGCGCCGCCGGCTTCGACCGGCCCGACGACGCGTGGGGTCGCCAGTGGGCCGAGGCATACCTCCAGTTCGCGGCCGGCGAGAAGCGCGACTGGTTGCGCGAACGCGGGGTCGGTTTCTTCCCGGTCGTCGGCTGGGCGGAACGCGGCGGGTACGGCGCCCACGGGCACGGCAACTCCGTGCCGCGGTTCCACATCACCTGGGGCACGGGGCCGGGTGTCGTCGCGCCGTTCGCGCGCGCCGTGCGTGAGGGAGTGGAGCGCGGTCTGGTGACCCTGCGGTTCCGCCACCGCGTCGACGGGCTCGTCGTCGAAAACGGCGCCGTCGTGGGGGCCCGTGGCGCGGTGCTCGCCGCCGACCCCGCCCCGCGCGGCTCGGCGACGAACCGCACCGTGATGAGCGACTTCGAGGTGCGGGCCGGCGCGACGATCGTGACGAGCGGAGGCATCGGCGGCAACCACGAGCAGGTACGCAGGCAGTGGCCCGCCCGGCTCGGCACCCCGCCCGCCGCGATGCTGAGCGGAGTGCCCGCGCACGTCGACGGCCGCATGCTCGACATCGCCGAGCGGGCGGGCGCGCGACTGGTCAACGGCGACCGCATGTGGCACTACGTCGAGGGCATCACCAACTACGACCCAGTCTGGGCCGACCACGGCATCCGCATCCTGCCGGGTCCGTCAAGCCTGTGGCTGGACGCGACCGGCAAGCGCCTGCCCGTGCCGCTCTTTCCGGGCTTCGACACCCTCGGCACCCTCGAGTACCTGCAGACCACGGGGTACGGGCACTCCTGGTTCGTGCTCACCCAGAAGATCATCGAGAAGGAGTTCGCGCTCTCGGGCAGCGAGCAGAACCCCGATCTCACCGGCAAAGACGTCAAGCTGCTCGCGCGTCGGGTGCTGCCCGGCGCACCGGGACCGGTCGAGGCGTTCAAGGAGAAGGGCGCCGACTTCGTCGTGGCCGACACCCTCGATGAGCTGATCGCGGGCATGCGCGTGCTCAGCCCCGAGGTCGAGCTCGACGCCGCCCGGGTGCGGCACGAGGTCGAGGGACGCGACCGCGGTATCGACAACGACTTCGGCAAGGACGCGCAGATCACCGCGATCCGGCAGGCGCGCCACTACCGGGGCGACAAGCTCATCCGTGTGGCGTCGCCGCACAAGCTGCTCGACCCGAAGGCCGGGCCGCTCATCGCCGTGAAGCTGCACGTGCTCACCCGCAAGAGCCTCGGCGGCATCCAGACCGACCTCAAGGGTCGGGCGTTGGGATCCGACGGGTCGCCGGTACCCGGCCTGTACGCGGCCGGAGAGGCGAGCGGATTCGGCGGAGGCGGCATCCACGGGTATCGCTCGCTCGAGGGCACGTTCCTCGGCGGCTGCATCTTCACCGGCCGCGAGGCGGGCCGGGCCGTCGCCCGCGGCTGA
- a CDS encoding DUF2510 domain-containing protein → MTDQNSATPVAGWYPDPAGTDRTRWWDGTRWTENYAGGTTPAAAPTPWSTPGTATPSPYPNMQAYAPAEPLKAPEGTSPSTPFIWIIALLPVISLALSLAQLATLDEMLSAALDPDAALFTPTDLLNYGVSFLITAATVLLAVVDTRALAARGVPRPFHWAWSFFAFISAPVYIIGRSIVARRRTGSGLAPMIVNLVLLVANFVIGIVAAVIATSSVLDQLPMY, encoded by the coding sequence ATGACCGACCAGAATTCCGCCACCCCCGTCGCCGGCTGGTATCCCGACCCGGCCGGCACCGACCGCACCCGTTGGTGGGACGGCACCCGGTGGACCGAGAACTACGCGGGCGGCACCACGCCCGCCGCGGCCCCGACCCCGTGGTCGACCCCGGGCACCGCCACCCCGTCGCCGTACCCGAACATGCAGGCCTACGCGCCCGCCGAACCGCTCAAGGCACCCGAGGGCACGTCGCCCTCGACCCCGTTCATCTGGATCATCGCCCTGCTGCCGGTGATCTCCCTCGCGCTGTCGCTCGCCCAGCTCGCGACCCTCGACGAGATGCTGTCAGCCGCCCTCGACCCCGACGCCGCGCTGTTCACGCCGACCGACCTGCTCAACTACGGCGTCTCGTTCCTGATCACCGCGGCGACCGTGCTGCTCGCCGTGGTCGACACGCGCGCCCTCGCCGCCCGCGGCGTGCCGCGCCCGTTCCACTGGGCGTGGTCGTTCTTCGCGTTCATCAGCGCGCCGGTCTACATCATCGGCCGCAGCATCGTCGCCCGCCGCCGCACCGGCTCCGGACTCGCCCCGATGATCGTCAACCTCGTGCTGCTCGTGGCAAACTTCGTGATCGGCATCGTGGCGGCCGTGATCGCCACCTCGAGCGTGCTCGACCAGCTCCCGATGTACTGA
- a CDS encoding MurR/RpiR family transcriptional regulator produces the protein MQATDDRTPDSTVMARLRAALPSLGPSERRVAQVILARPGAVTEWSTAELGLAAETSPATVVRACQTLGFRGFQHLRLEIARAAPVEREATPTAHPLTRIFSDAADAIVIGRDSVDIASIDAAVDALAGARRLVLVGTGFSAPPLQDAAMRFATIGRPVEAPSDVLGQQFAAHSLTAGDVCLTVSYSGANTHTLRACRAAKEGGATVIAVTSFARSPLTQLADISLVTGPLTRAHDIDPFLSRLSHLLVLHTLHSALSARTAHPDVAHMREVVAEALVSDE, from the coding sequence ATGCAGGCCACCGACGACCGCACCCCCGACAGCACCGTCATGGCGCGGCTGCGAGCCGCGTTACCGTCGCTCGGGCCGAGCGAACGACGGGTCGCCCAGGTGATCCTCGCGCGGCCGGGCGCGGTCACGGAGTGGTCGACCGCCGAGCTGGGGCTCGCCGCCGAGACCTCGCCCGCGACGGTGGTGCGCGCGTGCCAGACCCTGGGCTTCCGCGGATTCCAGCACCTGCGGCTCGAGATCGCCCGGGCCGCGCCGGTCGAGCGCGAGGCGACGCCCACGGCGCATCCGCTGACGAGAATTTTCTCGGATGCCGCCGACGCCATCGTCATCGGCCGTGACAGCGTCGACATCGCGAGCATCGATGCCGCGGTCGACGCCCTCGCCGGTGCCCGTCGCCTCGTCCTCGTCGGTACCGGGTTCTCCGCTCCGCCGCTGCAGGACGCCGCCATGCGCTTCGCCACGATCGGCCGGCCGGTGGAGGCGCCCAGCGACGTGCTCGGCCAGCAGTTCGCCGCCCACTCGCTCACCGCCGGCGACGTCTGCCTCACCGTGAGCTACTCGGGCGCGAACACCCACACGCTCCGTGCCTGCCGTGCCGCCAAGGAGGGCGGAGCCACGGTCATCGCCGTCACGAGCTTCGCGCGCTCGCCGCTCACCCAGCTCGCCGACATCTCCCTCGTCACCGGCCCGCTCACCCGGGCCCACGACATCGACCCGTTCCTCAGCCGGCTCAGCCACCTGCTCGTGCTGCACACGCTGCACTCCGCGCTCTCCGCCCGCACCGCCCATCCCGACGTCGCCCACATGCGCGAGGTCGTCGCGGAGGCCCTCGTCAGCGACGAGTAG
- a CDS encoding tyrosine-protein phosphatase, with protein MSGITIDGTYNARWAILSPGVAPWLARTASLDSVSTAGATQIADLGFALVLDLREDGERALPVHGVPVTHVPLFRLPDGPPASGSLERLYEFLLVERAPQLTEAVAAIADSSGPVLVHCTAGKDRTGLVVALALLAAGHEETDVVADYALSAGVVRAERQAIAEATLLPMNLDAADHAASLRLHLDSPAEAMQHALRTLSALGGAEAFLIRNGLRAEQLQALRRSLGRPIDD; from the coding sequence ATGTCGGGCATCACCATCGACGGCACGTACAACGCCCGATGGGCAATTCTCTCCCCCGGCGTCGCACCGTGGCTCGCCCGCACCGCCAGTCTGGACTCGGTGTCGACCGCGGGCGCGACGCAGATCGCGGACCTCGGATTCGCCCTCGTGCTCGACCTGCGCGAAGACGGCGAACGGGCCCTGCCCGTGCACGGCGTCCCGGTAACCCACGTGCCGCTCTTCCGCCTTCCCGACGGACCGCCCGCCTCCGGCTCCCTCGAGCGGCTCTACGAGTTCCTGCTTGTCGAGCGCGCCCCGCAGCTCACCGAGGCCGTCGCCGCGATCGCCGACTCCTCCGGGCCGGTCCTCGTGCACTGCACGGCCGGCAAGGACCGCACCGGCCTGGTCGTCGCCCTCGCCCTGCTCGCCGCCGGCCACGAAGAGACGGATGTCGTCGCCGACTACGCGCTGTCGGCCGGCGTCGTGCGTGCCGAACGCCAGGCCATCGCGGAAGCCACCCTGCTGCCCATGAACCTCGACGCGGCCGACCACGCCGCCTCGCTGCGCCTGCACCTGGACAGCCCCGCCGAGGCGATGCAGCACGCGCTGCGCACCCTCAGCGCGCTCGGCGGCGCGGAGGCGTTCCTGATCCGCAACGGCCTGCGCGCCGAGCAGCTGCAGGCGCTCCGCCGCTCCCTGGGCCGGCCGATCGATGACTGA
- a CDS encoding metallophosphoesterase, whose amino-acid sequence MTDRFTVVHLSDVHATLGELLYGQVDGVARLEQVGDYVLAAGVTPEAVIVTGDLAQRGHAAAYPAVNAALRALGEKVGAPVFTTLGNHDDPDASRVLDGHTGSHYRVSTVGDTRIVLLDTHSGAIDDEQLDWLRATVAEPFGSGTIVALHHAPVPSPLPTLSKIGLRDPERFAAAIAGSDTRVILAGHYHHPMTALFHGLPVSVGPSLAYHQIMNAGPSTVSGHDLAMFSLVQITADQVITAPVSLQSPSPLFSTPVSHTTPAPQRIRTP is encoded by the coding sequence ATGACTGACCGCTTCACCGTCGTCCACCTCAGCGACGTCCACGCCACCCTCGGCGAACTGCTCTACGGGCAGGTCGACGGGGTCGCCCGGCTCGAACAGGTCGGCGACTACGTGCTGGCGGCCGGCGTCACGCCCGAGGCGGTCATCGTGACCGGCGACCTCGCCCAGCGCGGACACGCCGCCGCCTACCCCGCCGTCAATGCCGCCCTGCGCGCGCTCGGCGAGAAGGTGGGCGCGCCCGTCTTCACCACCCTGGGCAACCACGACGACCCCGACGCCTCCCGCGTGCTCGACGGGCACACCGGCTCCCACTACCGGGTCTCCACGGTCGGCGACACCCGCATCGTGCTGCTCGACACGCACAGCGGCGCGATCGACGACGAGCAGCTCGACTGGCTGCGCGCCACCGTGGCCGAGCCGTTCGGCAGCGGCACGATCGTCGCCCTGCACCACGCTCCCGTGCCCTCGCCGCTGCCGACGCTGTCGAAGATCGGGCTGCGCGACCCCGAGCGCTTCGCCGCCGCCATCGCCGGGTCGGACACCCGCGTCATCCTCGCCGGGCACTACCACCACCCCATGACCGCGCTCTTCCACGGACTCCCCGTCTCGGTCGGCCCGTCGCTGGCGTACCACCAGATCATGAACGCCGGGCCGTCGACCGTCAGCGGCCACGACCTCGCCATGTTCTCGCTCGTGCAGATCACCGCCGACCAGGTCATCACCGCTCCGGTCAGCCTGCAGTCGCCGAGCCCCCTCTTCTCCACTCCCGTTTCCCACACCACACCCGCACCACAACGAATAAGGACACCATGA
- a CDS encoding ABC transporter substrate-binding protein produces the protein MTRKHYVATAATFVVLGLALTGCTAAEPAATADADSATTSTELDAATITVYTSEPQEKIDAIVAAYNEEQPNVTVEVFRAGTGDLTARIEAERTTGDVQADILLAADAPTFEGYAADDLLLAYTPADVESLNQDVVDPEGFYTGTRIIPTVIAYNTTAIDTPPTSWQDLTDSEYAGKITMPNPDVSGAAAFNAAVWMNTDELGEEWLEDLAANEPVIADSNGPVSQAVAAGTQPVGIVVDYLVRELQAAGSPIDVSYPSEGVPYVSQPVGIFASTDEEAASESFVDFLVSEAGQTLAVEQSYLPVRNDVGTPDGAPAMDDITILTPDLDLIAETKAAAVARFNELFQ, from the coding sequence ATGACCCGCAAGCACTACGTCGCCACCGCTGCCACCTTCGTGGTACTCGGCCTCGCCCTGACCGGCTGCACCGCCGCCGAGCCCGCGGCGACCGCCGACGCCGACAGCGCGACCACCAGCACGGAGCTCGACGCCGCGACCATCACGGTCTACACGTCGGAGCCGCAGGAGAAGATCGACGCCATCGTCGCCGCGTACAACGAGGAGCAGCCGAACGTCACGGTCGAGGTGTTCCGCGCCGGCACCGGCGACCTCACCGCCCGCATCGAGGCCGAGCGCACCACCGGCGACGTGCAGGCCGACATCCTCCTCGCCGCCGACGCTCCCACCTTCGAGGGCTACGCCGCCGACGACCTCCTGCTCGCCTACACGCCGGCCGACGTCGAGTCGCTCAACCAGGACGTCGTCGACCCCGAGGGCTTCTACACCGGCACGCGCATCATCCCCACCGTCATCGCCTACAACACCACCGCGATCGACACCCCGCCCACCTCGTGGCAGGACCTCACCGACTCGGAGTACGCCGGCAAGATCACCATGCCGAACCCCGACGTCTCGGGCGCGGCCGCGTTCAACGCCGCCGTCTGGATGAACACCGACGAGCTCGGCGAGGAGTGGCTCGAAGACCTCGCCGCCAACGAGCCGGTCATCGCCGACAGCAACGGCCCGGTCTCGCAGGCGGTCGCCGCCGGCACGCAGCCGGTCGGCATCGTCGTCGACTACCTGGTGCGCGAGCTCCAGGCCGCCGGTTCGCCGATCGACGTCTCCTACCCGTCCGAGGGCGTGCCCTACGTCTCGCAGCCGGTCGGAATCTTCGCCAGCACCGACGAGGAAGCCGCGTCGGAGTCGTTCGTCGACTTCCTCGTCAGCGAGGCCGGCCAGACGCTGGCCGTCGAGCAGTCCTACCTGCCCGTGCGCAACGACGTCGGCACCCCCGACGGCGCCCCCGCGATGGACGACATCACCATCCTCACGCCCGACCTCGACCTGATCGCCGAGACGAAGGCCGCGGCGGTCGCCCGCTTCAACGAGCTCTTCCAGTAA
- a CDS encoding ABC transporter permease: MSSTPTARSAGPVVIDRARAPRPTARRRADGVDAVRIALWVVVAAVVLLPLGAIVWLAASDNHLPLLLGGDIAEAGLNSLVSAVSSAVGAVVVGTVLALLLDRSDLRGRRVLRLLALTPLLVPPFVGAIAWIGIAGPTGSVNALWAQWFGAPLWNIYGGDGVIFLLTVHSYPVAYIIVSAALRRIPSDLEQAARISGASAVRAVMTITVPLLRPAILSAFTLVAVGNLADFGIPSIIGLPERYVTLSTLIYRYIQSGTVESPLEVISTIGVVLLIVAAAAMVIDMLVSRSRWELDGSASADHILPLGVARLPLTVVAWVGVLAITLLPLFALLTQSLLPAPGVPLAWENLTLDNIVRATTMPATVTGAVNSVVLSVLAGVICGIVGLAIGTLVTRTDARSNTALRTVAMLPQAIPGLVIAVGWLIIAPRIGLFNTPWLILCAYVMAFVAIVVQAVSAPLRSTPMTAEEAARISGASRLRALFDISWRMALPAAISGATLVVLTAVRELTISVLLLAPGAQTLGVSIFSLQQAGAYNAASALSLIITLVGLAGLGLAARRAR; this comes from the coding sequence ATGAGCTCCACCCCCACCGCACGCAGCGCGGGCCCGGTCGTCATCGACCGGGCCCGCGCCCCGCGGCCTACCGCGCGTCGGCGGGCCGACGGAGTCGACGCAGTGCGCATCGCCCTGTGGGTCGTCGTCGCCGCGGTCGTGCTGCTGCCGCTCGGAGCGATCGTCTGGCTCGCGGCATCCGACAACCACCTGCCCCTGCTGCTCGGCGGAGACATCGCCGAAGCGGGGCTCAACAGTCTCGTCTCCGCCGTCTCGTCGGCCGTCGGTGCCGTCGTCGTCGGGACGGTACTCGCGCTGCTGCTCGACCGCAGCGACCTGCGCGGACGTCGTGTGCTCCGCCTGCTCGCACTCACGCCTCTGCTCGTGCCGCCCTTCGTCGGCGCCATCGCCTGGATCGGCATCGCCGGCCCCACCGGCTCGGTCAACGCACTCTGGGCCCAGTGGTTCGGCGCCCCGCTCTGGAACATCTACGGCGGCGACGGCGTGATCTTCCTGCTCACCGTGCACTCCTACCCGGTGGCCTACATCATCGTCTCGGCCGCGCTGCGCCGCATCCCCTCCGACCTCGAGCAGGCCGCGCGCATCAGCGGCGCCTCCGCCGTGCGCGCCGTCATGACGATCACGGTGCCGCTGCTGCGCCCCGCGATCCTCTCCGCGTTCACCCTCGTCGCCGTCGGCAACCTCGCCGACTTCGGCATCCCGTCGATCATCGGACTGCCGGAACGCTACGTGACGCTGTCGACGCTCATCTACCGGTACATCCAGTCGGGCACCGTCGAGTCGCCGCTCGAGGTGATCTCGACCATCGGCGTCGTGCTGCTGATCGTCGCCGCCGCCGCCATGGTGATCGACATGCTCGTCTCCCGATCGCGCTGGGAGCTGGACGGCTCGGCGTCGGCCGACCACATCCTCCCGCTCGGCGTCGCCCGCCTGCCGCTCACCGTGGTCGCCTGGGTCGGCGTGCTCGCGATCACCCTGCTGCCGCTCTTCGCCCTGCTCACCCAGTCGCTGCTGCCGGCACCCGGAGTGCCGTTGGCCTGGGAGAACCTCACGCTCGACAACATCGTGCGCGCGACGACCATGCCGGCCACCGTCACCGGGGCGGTCAACTCGGTCGTGCTGTCGGTGCTCGCGGGCGTCATCTGCGGCATCGTCGGCCTCGCGATCGGCACCCTCGTCACCCGCACCGACGCCCGCTCGAACACCGCCCTGCGCACGGTCGCCATGCTGCCGCAGGCGATCCCGGGACTCGTCATCGCGGTCGGCTGGCTCATCATCGCCCCCCGCATCGGGCTGTTCAACACCCCGTGGCTGATCCTCTGCGCCTACGTCATGGCGTTCGTCGCGATCGTCGTGCAGGCGGTGAGCGCTCCCCTGCGGTCGACGCCGATGACCGCGGAAGAGGCCGCGCGCATCTCCGGCGCGAGCCGCCTGCGGGCACTCTTCGATATTTCCTGGCGGATGGCGCTGCCGGCGGCCATCTCCGGTGCGACCCTCGTCGTACTGACCGCCGTGCGCGAGCTCACCATCTCCGTGCTGTTGCTCGCCCCGGGCGCACAGACACTCGGTGTGTCGATCTTCAGCCTGCAGCAGGCCGGTGCCTACAACGCGGCATCCGCCCTCTCTCTCATCATCACCCTGGTCGGCCTCGCCGGCCTCGGTCTCGCCGCCCGCCGGGCGCGCTGA